The following proteins are co-located in the Haloplanus sp. HW8-1 genome:
- a CDS encoding SWIM zinc finger family protein — MTHPAYTPASLPATRPKTTLPAAGTTGRSRRARSEPMAVRPLRDGRYAVETEGGTYVVALDANACTCPDHRRRRARCKHLRRVALEVTARLVPPPGERTAVCAVCGGRTFVPTAATGPALCDRHALRPGTLVADRETGDRLLVVAATGDRADRVETDEGRLVADYPSNADYGAHEPVFRAVYVDARHRDGEVRTYAFPASRLRRLRHSTAVDGDTDADAGPTPTDTGATPTTA; from the coding sequence ATGACGCATCCAGCATACACACCCGCGTCACTGCCGGCGACCCGTCCGAAGACCACCCTGCCGGCCGCCGGTACGACCGGCCGATCACGGCGTGCCCGGAGCGAGCCGATGGCCGTTCGACCGCTCCGTGACGGCCGCTACGCCGTCGAGACCGAGGGTGGGACCTACGTCGTCGCCCTCGACGCCAACGCCTGCACCTGCCCGGATCACCGGCGCCGGCGCGCCCGGTGTAAACACCTGCGCCGTGTCGCCCTCGAAGTGACCGCTCGTCTCGTGCCGCCGCCGGGGGAGCGCACCGCCGTCTGTGCGGTCTGTGGCGGACGGACGTTCGTCCCCACGGCCGCCACGGGACCGGCGCTCTGTGACCGACACGCTCTCCGGCCCGGAACCCTGGTCGCCGACCGCGAGACGGGCGACCGACTGCTGGTCGTCGCAGCCACGGGCGACCGTGCCGACCGCGTCGAGACCGACGAGGGCCGCCTCGTCGCCGACTACCCCTCGAACGCCGACTACGGGGCGCACGAACCCGTCTTCCGAGCCGTCTACGTCGACGCCCGCCACCGCGACGGCGAGGTGCGGACCTACGCCTTCCCGGCGTCCCGCCTCCGTCGCCTCCGGCACTCCACGGCCGTCGACGGCGACACCGACGCCGACGCGGGACCCACACCGACCGACACTGGCGCCACGCCGACGACCGCCTAG